TGTGGGCTTTCAGGAGGTTTTCTACACGATTCCTCTCTGTGCATTTCAGTAAATCACTTCCCAAGTCACTCCTCAAGGGCTTCCTCAAGATCCTTTCCGACTCCTCAGAGGTGGCCCCCAGAACCTTCCCTGGGAAGCTTTCCATGCCCCTGGATAGATATTGCGGGGTCTGCCCCAGAATTTGCCCCAGATGTGGGCACGGGTCCTTCTCTAGCTGGAACTTCACCTTCTGTGCCTCCTTGCTGCTTTCGTCTGTGGACATGGAGGACTGCGAGGGCCTGGGTTTGCCCTTGGCCTGACTTGTCTCTGGCGATTCGTCCCCAAGCTGCATCAGATCTGGAGACTCTTGGATCCTTCCCAGGTTGCCCCAGTGTCGGATGATCCACTTTTTTATGTGATGCTCCGGTTGTCTCTGGAGTTCAGGACTGACTGGAAAGTTCTCAGGCAGAATGGATGTCAAGCTTTCCTGAGGAAGGTTAGGAGTGGAGACATTACGGATGTCCTGAGATTTTTGGACCCTAGAGGGTAAAGCCAACCCACCTTCTAGTTGTTTCCTCACCAAAGGCCATTCAGGGTGCTGAGTTTCAGGTAGGGAGAGAGCTTGCACTTTGTTCTGTGATGCAGGGCAAGCTACTCCAGTGTTCTTAATCAGGGATGGAAAAGCAGGAGATAGGACTGGGAAAGAGGATTGAAGGTGGGCCTGAGCCTCGGCCTGAGCCATAGGTGTGGGCCGGAATTGGGGTGTGGATGAAATAAGGGGTTGGGACTCGGGCCCCAGATGGGACAGGGGCTGGGCCTGGTAAGGCAGTGGGGACAGTGTAGTATCCCTTTGAACTGGGCTGACATTGGACATTTCATTGAACAAGAAAGGAGGAGACTGTAAAGTATAAGACCTGTCAGTTACCcaggcattagccaccagggACTCGCTGTGCAGAGAGGGGAGGCCCCAGAAAAGCTGGCTATAATGCTTCCGAAAACTCTCCTGCAACAGCCTAGGATCTGAGAGCTTCTGAGGACTGGGCAGCTGTTTCGAGTTCTCTCCCATGTTCCAGAAGGGTTTTGGGGTTGTGGTGTCCTGCTCAGCATCCAATTTCACTAAATTCCCCAAAGAATTTAAGTGCTTTTCTGGGGTCATTTGGTCTGTAAATGatccatcattttctttttctttccaaatgttGACCTTGGCTCTTTCTGTGACTTGTATCCCCACGGCATGCTGGCCATCAGAGCTGAGCAAAAACGGGCTACCAGCTTCCATCTGACAGGTCTCTGGTGGGTGGTGGGAAAGATGATCTTTCTGGACTGATGAGTTGAAGGCGCACCAGGTTCTGGTTGTCTCCTGCCACCAGGAGGAGGCAGAAACACGACTGACTGAGCCGTCAAGGCCTGCGATGGCTGGGACAGAAGCCGCCAAATCTCCATGTGGAGACAAGCTTTGAGGGACGGTGCCCAGTGGAAGTGCTGCCTCAGGGGATGGAGTCATCAGTGTGGAGCCCCGCAGGGGGGGAGCAGGGAAACCTTTCAGAGGAGGCGGAGAGCAGGCCAGAGGATCAGGCGTGTGTGGTGGGTGAGGGAAAAGCGCAGGTGGCTCGGGTGAGGGCTGTTCTAGGGGAAGGGAAGGTTCTGGTGGCTGGGAGGCACATAGGGAGGAGACTGAGGTGGTCCTTGGGCCTGGTGATGGGGTGGAGGCCAGATCCTGAGGATGCTTGGCTCGAGGATCCGGGGAAGCTACCAGGGAGAGAATGGGAGCAGCATCTTCCATAGGCTCATGAGAGGATGGGGAGGCTCCATCAGGTGCTCTTCTGCCCACCTCACCTGGGGGGTCTGGACCGGAGAGCTGAGAAAGGCCACCTTTGTCAAGGTGTGGCCCCAGGAGGCTGCAGGAGACAGGAGGCATGAGCTGCAGCCAGGAGCAGGTGGGGCCAAAGAGCAGAGTGGGCGCTCGGGCCACAGCCCCTCCACCACCCCACACCCTGAGTGCCCGATTCTCCTGCTACCCCTCACCCCAGGGTTTTAGTCCCATCCTCTACCCCCCAGGTCTCCCCATCCCAGGTCAGCTCCAGGCTGCCTATGGCCCTGGGGTCGCATCCCAGCCCTGGTAGGAAGGATGCAGGGAAGGGGAAGTGCCTCACCTCTGCAGGTGTGAAAGCAGGTCCCAAGTCTCCTCCAGGCCTCTCGGGCACTCTCTACAAGCTGGAAATCCGGAGACCGGGTTAGGGCAGTGAGGGAGGGGCCTGGGATCTCACAGGAGGCTGAGTGGCTGTTTCTTCAGGGAAGACCATGGGGAATTAGACCCCGGAACCCACACATCTATGTCCAAAGCCACATGGCCCAACGGTAATAGCAAGGCATGGAGGGCGGGGCTTTGTCATTCACAAAGGGCTTCCACACAcagaccccccacccccacagtccTCACAACTGCCCTGTGGGGAGAAAGGACTGGGGTGGTCTCAAAGAGCTATGGGCCTTAGCAGAGTTGAACAGATGTTCCCAGGGAGCAGGAGGCCCCTTCACCCCCCTCCGCATCCAGGCAGGCATTGGTCTCCCCAGGACACACACACTGCCCCCTGCTGGGTAATGCCCAGTCCCTGGCCCACCATGGCTTCATTCCGGCATGGAATCTGAGAAGGACCCGGGGTTCTGATTTCCTTCCTAGGAGCCCCCACCTCAGGCTTCTTCAACTGACTTCTTCAGAGTCAGTTCCCTCCGGGACAGACGAGATCAAATTAACTCTAGTGTGCCCTGGCAGAGCCTTACCTCTCAGACTGTGGTTTTTCATCCTGCCTCTGGGCCTCCCCCTCCACCGTACTGGACACTGGGAGACATGATGACGTGGGGAGACAAGATGACGCTGGGAGACAAGAAACGGCGAGGAGCTAGGACCGGCTCTCCCTCTCCGCCCCCAGCCCAGCCGCAGCAAGCTGCACTCACGAACCGCATGGCTGTCTTAGTCTTGCTCAGGGAGCTCTGTGTGCTTCCTCCCACTCATGTTTAAATGGATGACAAACTCCTTTTCTTCTTAGAAAAACAGGAaggggggccgggcgtggtggctcacgcctgtaatccgagccctttgggaggctgaggcgggtggatcacctgaggtcaggagtttgagaccagcctgggcatggtgagaccccatccctactacaaatacaaaaattagccaggcgtggtggtggacacctgtaatcccagctactcaggagactaagacaggagaatagcttgaactgaggaagcagaggttgcagtgagccaatatctctccatttcactgcagcctgcatgacacagcgagactccgtctcaaaaaataaaataaaataaaataataaaataaaataaaataaaataaaataaagtaaaaatagcacacacacacacagggatttTCAATATGAGGTCCACCACGGACGCCGTCAGTCCCTGTTCCTCCTCTCCAGGAACACCCAGGCTCAGGCCCGCAGGCACTGCTGAGCTGTCAGGTAGGATTCTGCTTCCCAGGAGACCAGAGGAGATGTCAGGCCCTGGTGGGAGGCCCTCGGGGGCCCAGCACAGGCCCGAGTTCACCCCACACAGAGGAGGGTGGGCCCCAAGCCACCTGCCTCAGAAAGTGGCTGATGAGCCAGGGTTCAGGGCCTGGTCTCCGACAAGGACCTCCCCAGTCTCATGACCGGTCCTGGGGCTGAGTCCCGGGGTTTGATTTTGCCTTGATGCCTCCTGCGCTCCCCCACAGATGGACTGAGAGCTTGGAATGGAAATCCCAGTACAGGATCTACCCCTACCAAGCCCTGGCTGCCCTGCCTCTCCCTGGAAGCATGATGTTCTGGTGTCTTCTGAGACTTCCCATCGCAGGAGTCTCTCCACTGGATTTGGAAAAGTGgaactaataataaaaagaaaggagagaatcaAGCTCTGTGGGTTTGAACTGAGGGCTCCTTACCTTTCTCTTCCCAGGCGATGGTGAGGGGGGGTCGTCACAACGGAGGTAAGAGAAGTAGGGGAGTAATAGGAAGAATAATCCCAGGGCAAACACCAAGGTGAGGAGGATATCCAACACCCATGGTGTGGGGCTGGGGTTGTTCAGCGATGAGGCGCTAAGTAGTTTTAAAGGAAAGGGAAGATTCTCCATGTGAATAGGCGCGTTGCTTTCAAGCAACTGAGCTCTGGGCATCCCGGTGGAGACTAGGGACTGGGGCCCAGACCTGTGTCACAGAGCTGGGGCCTTGACATCACAAAGGGCTCCTTTGTTGGGGAGGGgcagtgggagggggaggggtgcTGGGAGgggggcagagggtggggaggtgcagagggagggggaggggcaggaagaGTGGGAGACCAAAGCACAGCCCCTCTCCACCCCCCAAGCCGGGGatccccccaccctcccaccttccACATCCCTCCTTCCCACTAAGTTTTGTCAGTGATAGAACTCAGccaattttctattctttctcccTGGGACATAGATATTACCTGGTTCCTTTTATCTATTGGAGACGGTGGCTTGAAGTTACATATTTTATAGCCCTTGAAAATCTGAAGTTCTGAAATTTTGGCTATGTACCAGGGATTTTTATTCTCAGAATCTCGTTCGTCCTCAACTCCAGCTTTCCCACACAATGTTTTTGTCTTGTATCAATACAGAGACAAAATgcaaatttcttttacttttatttggttttgcaaattttgaatagtaagttttaaaaaattatttctatctgACTTTCAATCAAAGGGACCTACCCACAtacaattaagattttttttatcttttaaaattttatgtacttatgtattcattttattttaagtttcaggatacatgtgAAGGACATGCAGTTTTCTCACATAGGCAaatgtgtaccatggtggtttgctgcacctatcaacccatcacttaggtattaaacccagcacgcattagttatttttcctgaagcTCTCTCTACCACCGGCCCTCCCCTGACAGGTGCCAgggtgtgtttttcccctccctctgtccatatgttctcattgttcagctcccacttgtaagtgagaacacgtgatatttggttttctgttcctgtgttggtttgctgaagataatggcttccagcttaaTTACACACATTAATAAGTGTGTAATGAAACATccccttttaaaatttaagttcatTTCAATAGATatggaaataatagaaaatgcgTCTGACATCAAATTCCTAGGAAgtacagtcaaaaaaaaaaaaaaaccagacctttaaaagtatttgaataagtaaatgttgcagccaaaccatatcacttgttaaaaatgcacatGTTAACCATTGTATCAAAACCATATATAAGCTTAGATAATCAATTTCAGTCAGattattccttttattctttaaatgatGGAGAACAGTATAGCCATAGGCTTTTGGTGACAATTTTTcccttgaatgaatgaaaagatgaatttatttttctcaaagaatTCTGTACCATTATGGGAATAAAAGATCAGCAGTTGTAACAGGGAACAGCCAAAAAGCCTGAAATAACATTGCTGTTAAGAATTAGCTGTTACAAAATCGCCCCAAGAAATCTCAGTGCTCCACAAACTTCACATGGCTGAAGGCCATAATTATTATAAAAGTTGAACTATGTTAATTCAGAGATCACTGTCATTACTACTCTCAAGTACCCAAGAGTCATGCATAATCCCAGAACATCACGTACCTAATCAGAAATGGAGAAGTAATGTCCTTTTGAATTTTATACCTCTGGGGCTGcccataaaaattttaggattttgaGCTCCTTGAGGGTCATGATTTTTACCTCTATTCTCTTTGTGTCCACAAACATCTAAGATATCAGTAATGTTATTAACTAATTTGCTGACAGAGGAAAtcgaataaaatttaaatatatttattcagaaagtaataaaatttaaatatatttactctGAATACATGATCTTTAGAATAAACTAATTTTTCAGTGATTCATTCTGCACAATTGTAAATCTTTTTCGTAGTAACCTCAGTTTGCATGACTTTAAATGGGAAAActcacattttaaatgtataatgaaACATCCTCATTTTTGATTTGAGTTCATTTCAATAGATATGGAAATAATAGAATATGTCTCTGATGTCAAATTCCTGGGAAGTACAAGCAAAAACAAATGCCAGATCTGTAAAGTATTTGAATAAGTAAATGTTGCAGTCTGTACGTTATCAGTTAGCTATGATACAAAAAACAATGCATGGCAGTTGCTTGTCAATTTTGTGATTTATTCAGAAACATACATCTCTGCATACACTTACAGTTTTATGCAGTAAAGCCAAATGTCAAAAGCACTGATGTTACTCAAAGGAAATGTTAAGGGGCTAAGGCTCACCCCAAATTCCTTCACAAACCCATCCAATCCTGTGAGTGTTGAGTGGCCTTCATGTCGCAGCCTGCATCCTGACAGGCCCTGTGAGACCCATCCCGCTTCATGGAATGTGAGTCAGCAGCTCAGAGAAGGACAAGGACATCTACATAATTGGCTTGAAATATTcaacttttcaaaattttatatttttatacatataaatatatgttcttaaaatgtatttttgttgttctaTCCGAAGAGAAGTGcaatacttctttaaaaatatttctaaacagaccagggcggtggctcacacctgtaatcccagcactttgggaggctgaggcgggcagatcacgaggtcaggagatcgagaccatcctggctaacacggtgaaaccctgtctctaataaaaacacaaaaaattagctgggcgtggtggcgggcacctgtagtcccaggtactcaggaggctgaggcaggagaatggtgtgaacccgggaagcggagctttcagtgagctgagatcccgccactgcactccagcctgggtgacagagcgagactccgtctcaaaaaagaaaaaaaagtttctaaacaAATGATGATGAAAATAAGAAACTGAATACAGTTACAAACAATGAATTTAAGCATTAGTTTCTTCTACTTTATACTATATGTGAATTTGGTCtagaaaatacaacataaaagaaaaaccaaacgtTGAGCATTACTAAAGTAAAAATGTTGAATggaatactttattatttatttatttgtttgtttgtttgtttgtttattgagacatggtcttaccctgttgcccaggctggagtgcagtggcatgaccgtGGCTCACTATAGTCTTGAACTTTCATGTTCAAGCTATCCTCtgaccttagcctcctgagtagctggaactacaggtgtgtgccaccatgcctggctaattaaaaataatttttttttttttttttttttgtagaaacaagctctcactatattgccagggctggtctcaaactcctgggcttaagggagcCTCCTATctttgtctcccaaagtactgggattatagatgtgagtcaTCAGGTGTCACCTGagtgatatattttaattatgtacctAGCACATGAGTTTCAAAGTTTCCACTCTCCAAGAATTTTCATAAGGTCAGTTTAATTATTAATAGCATGTTTTACAATTATAGAATTAATGCATAAatacagtaaaacaaaacaaaacgtgaAACTACAGAAttgtatgaaataaaaaataagaatatttcttCTGTCTCTATACATTTTCCATCTCTACCATGTTCAAcgtatttttattactattattatgaaaaatttaaagaatatacaaaaggaaataaatagcaTAATGAATGAATAGTATAATTAACTCATTGACCTAATTCCAAGCTTCAGTTTTACACAGTCCTAATTCCTCTGATCTCACTTCCCTGACATAGATTTATTGAAGAGCATTTCTGGCATCCTATCATTTCATCCATGAATATTTTAGTATCCATCTCCAAAGGGTAAGGAtcccctttttaaaataatacatgtaaaaaattagccagaattaCTTTCTTTGAACCAAAATCCAGTCTCTGTTCAAATTTCCCTGattgtcttacttttttttttttttttttgagatagagtctcaccctgtcacccaggctggagtgcagatctctgctcactgcaacctctgcctcctgggttcaagtgattctcctgcctcagcctcccaattagctgggattacaggcgcccaccaccatgcctggttaattttttgtatttttagtagagacggggtttcacgatattgacatgttggccaggcttgtcggccaggcttgatctcctgacctcaagtgatccccccacctcggcctcccaaagtgttgggattacaggtgtgagccacagtgcctggccagtcttacatattttttcacaccatttttctttttttaaaaaagcagaatcCTTGTACGGATATTATGATGGACTGCAGAGTCTCTAAAGCATTCTTCATTCTTATTCTTCcccttccatcttttttttccaTGCAATTCATTAAAGAAACTAGGACAGAGTCCACAGTGTAGATTTTTATGATTGTGTCGTCACTGTTGTGTCATTTAACACGCCACTCTGACATCAGTATTTTCTGTGAAACCCACATGTCAGGGGTGTTGGGCAGATTTGTTTGCTTCTGGGTTTGTGTTTCCAACACTCAGACTCAGGACCTGGTAACAATCCCCTATAGCAGTTCGTAactatttgcttgattttgactgAACACCAGAGGGCAGTGCAGGTGGACACCAAGAGCATTGCTGTCAACACACAGAAGCCTGTGGGCACAGGGATCCTGCACTGCGAGGCCAAAGCTCCCTTCTCTGCTCCCAAGCAATCTCTTTCCCTCCTCTGAAGGACAGCCACATACTCTAAGTCCTAACCTCTGGAGTGCACTAATGACCAAGAGGTGCATGAGCACCAAATGTGAGAGGACAGGAGTCTGGAAACCTAGCACAGGAGTCTTCTCAGAACCTTAGGGCATTCCTACTGTTGTGAGGGTAGGAGAAGAATGCCTAGCCAAGGAAACAAATATTTAGTGTCCAATATGAGTAAGTGCCATGGGGAAGAATAAAGCAAGGAAGGGCAAGAAGATGCCCAGGATGGACAAAGAAGCTCTCATTGATAAAGAGATATTAGAACACACATCTGAAGGTAGCGAGACAGTCAGCCTTTCAGATATCTGGAGCAAGCTTGTTGCACTAAGAGGAaagagcaggtgcaaaggccctggggcaggaacaTGCTAGTTGTGTTTGAGGGGGGCAACAAGCTGTTGTAACTGgaacagagagagaagggggaagatgGTAGTGAATGAAATCTGAAAAGCAACAGATTATGTAAGATTTTTAGGCCATTaaaaggactttggcttttactcctGTGAATCAGAAAGCTACGTGACTGGAGTGGGGTAGTGCTTTACTAAGAGGAGCAGTGCTCTCTAACAATTTTTAAAGGATCACTCTGGTTGCTGAGTTACAAATACATAGAATGTGTCAGCTGGGAGATCAATAGGGAGGTGATTGCAATCATCTGGGGTCGCTGCTACACTCTGTCTTAGAAACTTGAATGgttcatgctttttattttaggCAAGTTCATCACCATTTGCTTTTCAGATACTTAATGAATCTTTCAGTCTATTTAGAGAATAAGGCATGTGTTGAAATGATCAGTACACGGTATTAGAAAATGGAAGGCCGTGAGTATAATAATGGAGGCGCCCTTAGGGGCAAAGTGAGGCCAGGAGAGGAAGGGACTGCAGCCAGCTTGGCAGGTGAGAATGGCATAGGACAGGCCTTCCTTGAGATGGTCACAAATACAGTCTTATCAGTTTTCACAAATAAAACCTTACAAATTCTCACTGATAAAATGCTATAACATATCCTATACCATATGCCAATTTAAGATAGGTTTTACTCCAATGAGTTAGGTTATCTGTAAATAACACATGGTCAAATCCCGTATGTATGTGTAGCAAATACTTTCTCAGTGTCCTGTTGTTTTTAATCCAGCATGTTCCACCAGCCTGGCCTAGGCTAGGGCTGGCACCTAGATAGTCATTAGGGtaagtgtgtgtttgttttggggggtgtgtgtgtgtgtatgtgtaagacTCATTGGCTCTACTCCAGGGCCCCTCTAACAAAATTTCTGGAGGCGGGAATCAAGTGTGATACTGATTTGGAAACCACCAATTCAGTTCACATTCTTCTAGTCCAGTCTGTAACAGCTGCCTTCATGACAAACTGAATGTTGAAAGCTGTGGAAGGTGCcggtaaataaaaatagaggtgGAGGGAAAGCCATTTCAGACAAAGGGGATAGAGCACTAAAAAACATAGGAGTCAGAGCGGATTGGTTATGCAGTGACTTCTGATGGCCTTTGCAAGTGTTCAGTGACTGGATTTGCCTGGAATGTGGGGTTCAGGGTCCTTGGAAGAGAGTAGGTAGAAATAAGGTTTTGGAGTGTGTGAAATTAGATTGTGGAGGGCCTCACATGTTGAGCAAAGGACACTAAAGTTTATTTTCTAGGTAATTGGGAGccaatcaaaatttttaaaatgaatgatgACACCACAGAACTATGGTTCAAGAACTCCACACATCTGACAGTCGTGTGTAACAACAACTGTTGTGTTATGAGTCCAGAGATGAGAAAGCTTTCTGCAGTCATTCAGGAGAGAGGGGGTTCGGTGCTTAAATAGAAATAGGCCACTGGGATGTGTAGGTTGGAATGAATGTGAGAGACAGAAGACATGAAGAGCAGAAGAGAAAGGACAAGGTCAAAGGTGGCACTGGGGTTTTAAATACAGGAAATTGGGACGATGAACCAGCAGCCTTAGCaagatacagaagaaaaaagagatttaGGAAAAATGTAGTATGGGTCAGCCAGATTTGGGGATGCCGATGCCATAACCAACTATAACCAATGGAAGATGATTTAACACAGTTGTAAGTATCTTGAAGCCAATGGTCTTTTAGATGAGAAATagtctttcattttcaaatttaaaactttattcttaaaatgtatacatttaatccAGAATAACCTATGGATATGTATTGAATAAAtgtgttcattttaaatttatatctgaTTTGTAGTGTCCCATTTCACTATAGTTTTCTGAAGAAATCTCAGTTCT
The nucleotide sequence above comes from Symphalangus syndactylus isolate Jambi chromosome 3, NHGRI_mSymSyn1-v2.1_pri, whole genome shotgun sequence. Encoded proteins:
- the LOC129479372 gene encoding spermatogenesis-associated protein 31A1-like isoform X3 yields the protein MENLPFPLKLLSASSLNNPSPTPWVLDILLTLVFALGLFFLLLPYFSYLRCDDPPSPSPGKRKRHLVSPRHHVSQCPVRWRGRPRGRMKNHSLRACRECPRGLEETWDLLSHLQSLLGPHLDKGGLSQLSGPDPPGEVGRRAPDGASPSSHEPMEDAAPILSLVASPDPRAKHPQDLASTPSPGPRTTSVSSLCASQPPEPSLPLEQPSPEPPALFPHPPHTPDPLACSPPPLKGFPAPPLRGSTLMTPSPEAALPLGTVPQSLSPHGDLAASVPAIAGLDGSVSRVSASSWWQETTRTWCAFNSSVQKDHLSHHPPETFQRDTTLSPLPYQAQPLSHLGPESQPLISSTPQFRPTPMAQAEAQAHLQSSFPVLSPAFPSLIKNTGVACPASQNKVQALSLPETQHPEWPLVRKQLEGGLALPSRVQKSQDIRNVSTPNLPQESLTSILPENFPVSPELQRQPEHHIKKWIIRHWGNLGRIQESPDLMQLGDESPETSQAKGKPRPSQSSMSTDESSKEAQKVKFQLEKDPCPHLGQILGQTPQYLSRGMESFPGKVLGATSEESERILRKPLRSDLGSDLLKCTERNRVENLLKAHIGRRLSQTNEGLVPLTVHQSWLAANQAFPVPNTHVKTSNLAAPESGKACVNTAQVLSFLEPCAQQVLGAHIVRLWVKHRWGLPLTVLKPIQCFKLEKVSSLSLTQLAGPSSATCESGAGSKVEVATSLRKPPMASLRKQVLTKASVHTPESLLASSPAGEQFQMVPRGMPSWNGHGPLKAPSAGQEGRWPSKPLTYSLTGSTQQSRSLGAQSSKAGETREAVPQPRVPLGTCMLANLQATSEDVRGFEAPGTSKGSLLPTVSVSQDPRKLCLREEVVSEFEPGMATKSETQPQVSAAVVLLPDGQASVLPHPSENLASQVPQGHLQSMPTGNMGASLELRDFTAARRSNLGHKEVKNPNCQGSCESQRPMFPSTHKNENSRKPYEGLEKHENLEKHEERLEGLRTPQVTPVRETEDTHQDEGIQLLPSKKQPPSVSHFGENIKKFFEWAFSKKKSKQAPVTAESQKTVKKRSRVYSSSAEAQELMTAVGHILEEKMSLCHAHHASKVNQHKRESQAPVCGVPCNHRHPFYSEHSRMLSYAASSQEATLKSQGCPNRERQIRNQQPLKSVRCNNEQ
- the LOC129479372 gene encoding spermatogenesis-associated protein 31A6-like isoform X1, which translates into the protein MPRAQLLESNAPIHMENLPFPLKLLSASSLNNPSPTPWVLDILLTLVFALGLFFLLLPYFSYLRCDDPPSPSPGKRKCPVRWRGRPRGRMKNHSLRACRECPRGLEETWDLLSHLQSLLGPHLDKGGLSQLSGPDPPGEVGRRAPDGASPSSHEPMEDAAPILSLVASPDPRAKHPQDLASTPSPGPRTTSVSSLCASQPPEPSLPLEQPSPEPPALFPHPPHTPDPLACSPPPLKGFPAPPLRGSTLMTPSPEAALPLGTVPQSLSPHGDLAASVPAIAGLDGSVSRVSASSWWQETTRTWCAFNSSVQKDHLSHHPPETCQMEAGSPFLLSSDGQHAVGIQVTERAKVNIWKEKENDGSFTDQMTPEKHLNSLGNLVKLDAEQDTTTPKPFWNMGENSKQLPSPQKLSDPRLLQESFRKHYSQLFWGLPSLHSESLVANAWVTDRSYTLQSPPFLFNEMSNVSPVQRDTTLSPLPYQAQPLSHLGPESQPLISSTPQFRPTPMAQAEAQAHLQSSFPVLSPAFPSLIKNTGVACPASQNKVQALSLPETQHPEWPLVRKQLEGGLALPSRVQKSQDIRNVSTPNLPQESLTSILPENFPVSPELQRQPEHHIKKWIIRHWGNLGRIQESPDLMQLGDESPETSQAKGKPRPSQSSMSTDESSKEAQKVKFQLEKDPCPHLGQILGQTPQYLSRGMESFPGKVLGATSEESERILRKPLRSDLGSDLLKCTERNRVENLLKAHIGRRLSQTNEGLVPLTVHQSWLAANQAFPVPNTHVKTSNLAAPESGKACVNTAQVLSFLEPCAQQVLGAHIVRLWVKHRWGLPLTVLKPIQCFKLEKVSSLSLTQLAGPSSATCESGAGSKVEVATSLRKPPMASLRKQVLTKASVHTPESLLASSPAGEQFQMVPRGMPSWNGHGPLKAPSAGQEGRWPSKPLTYSLTGSTQQSRSLGAQSSKAGETREAVPQPRVPLGTCMLANLQATSEDVRGFEAPGTSKGSLLPTVSVSQDPRKLCLREEVVSEFEPGMATKSETQPQVSAAVVLLPDGQASVLPHPSENLASQVPQGHLQSMPTGNMGASLELRDFTAARRSNLGHKEVKNPNCQGSCESQRPMFPSTHKNENSRKPYEGLEKHENLEKHEERLEGLRTPQVTPVRETEDTHQDEGIQLLPSKKQPPSVSHFGENIKKFFEWAFSKKKSKQAPVTAESQKTVKKRSRVYSSSAEAQELMTAVGHILEEKMSLCHAHHASKVNQHKRESQAPVCGVPCNHRHPFYSEHSRMLSYAASSQEATLKSQGCPNRERQIRDQQPLKSVRCNSEQWGLRHPQLLLPKKAVSPVSPPQHRPKTPGASSHHHHCPRHCLLWEGI